The Streptomyces sp. NBC_01439 genome contains the following window.
CGCGGCGCGGCGGGGTGGCTCGCGGATCGCGCTACGGCTGGACGCGCGGGCGCCCGTACCGGCCTCCGGGGACCCGGCGCGGCTGGAACGGGCCCTGGCCAACCTCGTGGACAACGCCCTGCGGTACGCCAGCGCCGAGGTGGTCGTACGGGCGGCGGCGCACGACGGATGGACGGTGCTGGAGGTCACGGACGACGGCCCCGGCATCCCGGAGGCGGACCGGGACCGGGTCTTCGAACGCTTCGTACGGCTGGACGCGGACCGCGGCCGGGCCAGCGGCGGAACCGGGCTGGGCCTGGCCATCGCCCGGGAGATCGCGCGGGCGCACGGGGGCGACGTACGCGCGCTGCCGGCGCCCGCCGGGGGCGCTCGGCTGGTGCTGCGCATCCCGTAGGCCGGCGCCTCAGGATTCCTTCAGCGGACCTGCGTCAGCATCGGCAGGCATGAGCGCGCACCGGAGGAAGCCGACGACCCGATCCCGCCGCCGCCACCCGGCCCGCCGCCGGCGGCGGCTGGGCCGCACGCTGCTGGTCACCGGTTGCGCGCTGGTGGGCCTGACGGGCGGCGGAGCCTGGTACCTGTACCGCGACCTCGCCGCCGGCATCGGCAGCTCCAAGGCCCTCGAAGGCGCGGAGAAGTCCACGTCCGGCGACAGCAACATCCTGCTCATGGGCCTGGACAGCCGCCGGGACCAGAACGGCGAGAAACTGCCGGAGGAGGTCCTCGACAAGCTGCACGCCGGCAGTTCGGACATCGGCGGCTACAACGCGAACACCCTGATCCTGCTGCACGTACCCGGGGACGGCGGCCGGGCGAAGGCCTTCTCGGTGCCGCGCGACGACTTCGTCGACATACCCGGCCACGGCAAGGACAAGATCAAGAAGGCGTACGGGCTGGCGAAGGAGAAGAAGCAGGAGCAGCTCGCCGCGCGGGGGGTCAAGGACGTCCGGCAGCTAGAGCGGGAGGGCCGGGAGGCGGGGCGCGCGGCACAGATCGAGACGGTGCGGAACTTCCTGGGGGTCCCCATCGATCACTTCGCCGAGCTGAATCTGGCCGGTTTCTACCACCTCGCGGACGCGCTGGGCGGGGTACCGGTGTGCCTGAACAAGGCGGTGAAGGACACGTACTCGGGCGCCGACTTCCCGGCGGGCCCACAGACGCTCGACGGCCGGCAGTCGCTCGCCTTCGTGCGGCAGCGGCACGGCTT
Protein-coding sequences here:
- a CDS encoding LCP family protein; the encoded protein is MSAHRRKPTTRSRRRHPARRRRRLGRTLLVTGCALVGLTGGGAWYLYRDLAAGIGSSKALEGAEKSTSGDSNILLMGLDSRRDQNGEKLPEEVLDKLHAGSSDIGGYNANTLILLHVPGDGGRAKAFSVPRDDFVDIPGHGKDKIKKAYGLAKEKKQEQLAARGVKDVRQLEREGREAGRAAQIETVRNFLGVPIDHFAELNLAGFYHLADALGGVPVCLNKAVKDTYSGADFPAGPQTLDGRQSLAFVRQRHGLDRGDLDRTKRQQAFLAGATKKLNSAGTFTDPANLIKLIDAAKQDVVTDEGWDLLAFVKQAKNLSGGKAQFTTLPIEGFGRNHGEDINVVDDMKIKRLIAEQIGPEASADAGASGATSSPPSPSPFSPSSSSSPSSSPDAAPPPPSPSAPKEGGGIPCVD